The Streptomyces vinaceus genome contains the following window.
CCGTACCTCCATCTCCCGGTCCAGCCCGAAGGCGCGCACCAGGCCCATGGTCAGCGCCAGGCGCACCGGGTCCATCGGATGGCTCGGTCCGAAGTCATACCTCGTTACCGCCTCGTCCCACATCAACAGCCCGGTCACCGGCTCGCCGCTCATGCCCGACACCGTATCGGGCGCCCTCCGCGCCGAACGAGCGGGCGTGGAAGAGTGTCACGAGGACCAGCGCCATCGGCACGAGCATCGCGCCCCGGTAACTCCAGGCGTCCCCGATCCCGCCGACGAGCGGCGACCCGATCAGGAAGCCGACGTAGTTGAAGATGTTCAGCCGCGCGATCGCGGTGTCGGAGGCCCCCGGGAAGAGACGGCCGGCCGCGGCGAACGTCTGCGGAACGATCACGCACAGCCCGATCCCCAGCAGCGTGAACCCGAGCATCCCCGTCCACGCCCCGGGCGCGGCCGCCACCACCGCGAACCCGCCGGCCGCGACCACCGTCCCGATCCGCACGACGGCCGCCGCGCCGAAGCGCCGCACGCCCAGGTCCCCGACGCCCCGCCCGATCAGCGTGGTCACCATGTAGACGTTGTACGGGACCGTCGCCAGCTGCTCCGAGCTCCCCAGCACGTCCTGGAGGTACTTGGCGCTCCAGTTCGACACCGTCGAATCCCCGATGTACGCACAGGCCATCACCAGGCACAGCGGCAGCAGCAGCCGGAACCCGCCGACCCCGAGCCCCTTCTCCGGGACCTCGGCCCCCGGGCCCTTCTCGTCGACGTAGAAACGGCTGCCGTAGAACGCGAGCGGCAGCAGCACGACCACCGCCGGCAGGTACGAGGTGAACAGCGACAGGTGCCAGTGCGCCCCGGCCCAGGCCGCGGAGGCCCCGACGATCCCGCCCAGGCTGTACGCGGCGTGGAAGCCGAGCATGATGCTGCGCCCGTACGCCCGCTGCAGGCTCACCCCGAGCATGTTCATCGAGGCGTCCAGCGCACCGACGGAGAGCCCGAACGCCCCCAGCGCCACGGCCGCGTGCCACATCTGCGTACCGGCCCCGACGCCCAGCAGGGCGAGCAGGACGAGCGGCTGCGCCCACCGCAGCACGGCGGCGGGCCCCACCCGCCTCACCAGGTGCTCGGTGGCCACACTGGAGACCCCGGCGAGGATCGGGACGGCGGCGAGGAAGGCGGGCAGCAGCCCGTCGGATATCCCGTACCGGTCCTGGATGGCGGGGATCCGCGTCACGAGGAGGGCGAAGGTCACGCCCTGCACGAAGAAGCTGAACCCCAGGGAGCCCCGCCCCCGGCGCAGCCGTACGTCTTCTGTCATGGCGGCACAGCGTACGGCCGTGGGCTACCCGTGGGTAGAGAGATCACATGGGGAGTTCCAGAAGCCCCGTCAGCTCCTTCATCTCCCCGAACAGCCCGGTGGCACCGGCCAGCCGCTCGGCCGGGGTCATCGCGGTGAACCCGTACACGTCCATCCCGGCGGCGAGGGCGGCCCGGACGCCGAGCGGGCTGTCCTCGATCACCACGCACCGCGCGGGCTCGACCCCCATGGACCGGGCCGCGTGCAGGAACAGGTCCGGAGCCGGCTTGCCCTTCCCCACGTCCTGCGAACTGAAGATCCACTCCTCCTCGAACCACCCGTCGAGCCCGGCCGCCCGGTGCCCGACCCGGATCCGCTCGTGGCTGCCGGAGGAGGCCAGGCAGTACGGGACCCCCTGGGCGGTCAGCGCCCCGAGCACGTCCACGGCGCCGGCGACCGGCGCCAGCTCGCGCTCGAACGCGGCGAAGGTCCGCGCGTGCAGGGTCGCGTCGAACTCGGCCGGCAGCCGCTGCCCGGTCCGGTCGAACACGAGGTCGTGCACCCGGTGCACGGCGGCACCCATGTAGTCACGGATCGACTCCTCGTACGAGGTGGGATGCCCCAGCTCGGTGAGATAGCCGGCGAGGATCGTATTGGCGAGCGGCTCGCTGTCCACCAGCACGCCGTCGTTGTCGAAGATGACGAGGTCATAGCCCATGGCCACGACCCTACGCAAAACATGCCCGTAAACGCAGAAAAGCCCCGCACCAGAAGGTGCGGGGCTTTCCCACAATGATTGTTCGGCGGCGTCCTACTCTCCCACAGGGTCCCCCCTGCAGTACCATCGGCGCTGAAAGGCTTAGCTTCCGGGTTCGGAATGTAACCGGGCGTTTCCCTAACGCTATGACCACCGAAACACTATGAAATTTGAACACTGGACGGCAACACAGCTGTTCGTTATTTCAGAACTAACACAGTGGACGCGAGCAACTGAGGACAAGCCCTCGGCCTATTAGTACCAGTCAGCTCCACCCGTTACCGGGCTTCCACATCTGGCCTATCAACCCAGTCGTCTACTGGGAGCCTTACCCTCTCAAGGAGGTGGGAATACTCATCTTGAAGCAGGCTTCCCGCTTAGATGCTTTCAGCGGTTATCCCTCCCGAACGTAGCCAACCAGCCATGCCCTTGGCAGGACAACTGGCACACCAGAGGTTCGTCCGTCCCGGTCCTCTCGTACTAGGGACAGCCCTTCTCAATATTCCTACGCGCACAGCGGATAGGGACCGAACTGTCTCACGACGTTCTAAACCCAGCTCGCGTACCGCTTTAATGGGCGAACAGCCCAACCCTTGGGACCGACTCCAGCCCCAGGATGCGACGAGCCGACATCGAGGTGCCAAACCATCCCGTCGATATGGACTCTTGGGGAAGATCAGCCTGTTATCCCCGGGGTACCTTTTATCCGTTGAGCGACGGCGCTTCCACAAGCCACCGCCGGATCACTAGTCCCGACTTTCGTCCCTGCTCGACCCGTCGGTCTCACAGTCAAGCTCCCTTGTGCACTTACACTCAACACCTGATTGCCAACCAGGCTGAGGGAACCTTTGGGCGCCTCCGTTACCCTTTGGGAGGCAACCGCCCCAGTTAAACTACCCATCAGACACTGTCCCTGATCCGGATCACGGACCGAGGTTAGACATCCAGCACGACCAGAGTGGTATTTCAACGGCGACTCCACCCCAACTGGCGTTGGGGCTTCAAAGTCTCCCACCTATCCTACACAAGCCGAACCGAACACCAATATCAAACTGTAGTAAAGGTCCCGGGGTCTTTCCGTCCTGCTGCGCGAAACGAGCATCTTTACTCGTAGTGCAATTTCACCGGGCCTATGGTTGAGACAGTCGAGAAGTCGTTACGCCATTCGTGCAGGTCGGAACTTACCCGACAAGGAATTTCGCTACCTTAGGATGGTTATAGTTACCACCGCCGTTTACTGGCGCTTAAGTTCTCAGCTTCGCAACCCCGAAAGGTCACTAACCGGTCCCCTTAACGTTCCAGCACCGGGCAGGCGTCAGTCCGTATACATCGCCTTACGGCTTCGCACGGACCTGTGTTTTTAGTAAACAGTCGCTTCTCGCTGGTCTCTGCGGCCACCCCCAGCTCACGGAGCAAGTCCGATCACCAGTGATGGCCCCCCTTCTCCCGAAGTTACGGGGGCATTTTGCCGAGTTCCTTAACCATAGTTCACCCGAACGCCTCGGTATTCTCTACCTGACCACCTGAGTCGGTTTAGGGTACGGGCCGCCATGAAACTCGCTAGAGGCTTTTCTCGACAGCATAGGATCATCCACTTCACCACAATCGGCTCGGCATCAGGTCTCAGCCTTATATGAGGGACGGATTTGCCTACCCCTCGGCCTACACCCTTACCCCGGGACAACCACCGCCCGGGCTGGACTACCTTCCTGCGTCACCCCATCGCTTACCTACTACAAGTCTGGTTCGTCGGCTCCACCACTTTCCTTTCCCCGAAGGGTCCGGAACGGCTTCACGGACTTAGCATCGCCTGATTCGATATTGGGCGTTTCAAAGCGGGTACCGGAATATCAACCGGTTGTCCATCGACTACGCCTGTCGGCCTCGCCTTAGGTCCCGACTTACCCTGGGCAGATCAGCTTGACCCAGGAACCCTTAGTCAATCGGCGCACACGTTTCTCACGTGTGTATCGCTACTCATGCCTGCATTCTCACTCGTGAACCGTCCACAACTAGCTTCCGCTGCTGCTTCACCCGGCACACGACGCTCCCCTACCCATCACAGCGGGCGTTGGCCCTATTGCTGCAATGACACGACTTCGGCGGTACGCTTGAGCCCCGCTACATTGTCGGCGCGGAATCACTTGACCAGTGAGCTATTACGCACTCTTTCAAGGGTGGCTGCTTCTAAGCCAACCTCCTGGTTGTCTCTGCGACTCCACATCCTTTCCCACTTAGCGTACGCTTAGGGGCCTTAGTCGATGCTCTGGGCTGTTTCCCTCTCGACCATGGAGCTTATCCCCCACAGTCTCACTGCCGTGCTCTCACTTACCGGCATTCGGAGTTTGGCTAAGGTCAGTAACCCGGTAGGGCCCATCGCCTATCCAGTGCTCTACCTCCGGCAAGAAACACACGACGCTGCACCTAAATGCATTTCGGGGAGAACCAGCT
Protein-coding sequences here:
- a CDS encoding MFS transporter, giving the protein MTEDVRLRRGRGSLGFSFFVQGVTFALLVTRIPAIQDRYGISDGLLPAFLAAVPILAGVSSVATEHLVRRVGPAAVLRWAQPLVLLALLGVGAGTQMWHAAVALGAFGLSVGALDASMNMLGVSLQRAYGRSIMLGFHAAYSLGGIVGASAAWAGAHWHLSLFTSYLPAVVVLLPLAFYGSRFYVDEKGPGAEVPEKGLGVGGFRLLLPLCLVMACAYIGDSTVSNWSAKYLQDVLGSSEQLATVPYNVYMVTTLIGRGVGDLGVRRFGAAAVVRIGTVVAAGGFAVVAAAPGAWTGMLGFTLLGIGLCVIVPQTFAAAGRLFPGASDTAIARLNIFNYVGFLIGSPLVGGIGDAWSYRGAMLVPMALVLVTLFHARSFGAEGARYGVGHERRAGDRAVDVGRGGNEV
- a CDS encoding HAD family hydrolase produces the protein MGYDLVIFDNDGVLVDSEPLANTILAGYLTELGHPTSYEESIRDYMGAAVHRVHDLVFDRTGQRLPAEFDATLHARTFAAFERELAPVAGAVDVLGALTAQGVPYCLASSGSHERIRVGHRAAGLDGWFEEEWIFSSQDVGKGKPAPDLFLHAARSMGVEPARCVVIEDSPLGVRAALAAGMDVYGFTAMTPAERLAGATGLFGEMKELTGLLELPM